Proteins encoded within one genomic window of Congzhengia minquanensis:
- the spo0A gene encoding sporulation transcription factor Spo0A, protein MIRIVLVDDNLEVRNSLTEYFQNVPDIELVGTAENGEEGYKQICNLKPDVAILDIVMPRLDGLGLLERLAQNQSCANTCYIMYSAIGNDKVTQKAISLGAHYYIMKPCNDYAVIADRIRQLYSFMNIPASIQSISKSNGIAKNMNMPIDENNLESVITDIIHDIGVPAHIKGYNYLRNAIDLCIHDDEFINSITKLLYPTVAKNFSTTSSRVERAIRHAIEVAWNRGREEVLTDIFGYTIDTNKGKPTNGEFIAMISDSIKLKMKKAM, encoded by the coding sequence ATGATAAGAATTGTATTAGTAGATGACAACTTAGAGGTGCGAAATAGTTTGACAGAATATTTTCAAAATGTGCCGGACATAGAACTGGTTGGAACTGCAGAAAACGGAGAAGAAGGATATAAACAAATTTGCAATTTAAAACCCGATGTGGCAATTTTAGATATTGTAATGCCAAGGCTGGACGGTTTAGGGTTATTGGAGCGGCTGGCGCAAAACCAGTCCTGTGCAAATACCTGCTATATTATGTACAGCGCCATTGGCAACGATAAAGTAACACAAAAGGCAATTTCATTGGGCGCACACTATTATATCATGAAGCCTTGCAACGACTATGCCGTGATTGCAGACCGAATCCGTCAATTGTATTCTTTTATGAATATTCCGGCATCCATTCAGAGTATTTCAAAATCTAATGGAATTGCAAAAAATATGAACATGCCCATTGATGAGAACAATTTAGAAAGCGTTATCACAGACATCATTCACGACATTGGCGTTCCCGCCCACATCAAAGGCTACAACTATTTAAGAAACGCAATTGACTTGTGTATCCATGATGATGAGTTTATTAACTCCATAACAAAACTGTTATATCCCACCGTGGCAAAAAACTTCAGCACCACCTCCTCCAGAGTGGAACGCGCTATCCGCCACGCTATTGAAGTGGCATGGAACCGCGGCCGCGAGGAAGTATTGACAGACATTTTCGGCTATACCATCGACACCAACAAGGGAAAACCCACAAACGGCGAGTTCATAGCCATGATTTCCGATTCCATTAAGCTGAAAATGAAAAAAGCAATGTAA
- the epsC gene encoding serine O-acetyltransferase EpsC produces MFKRLREDIQTIKERDPAARNAFEIFFMYSGLHAIWWYRASHWCYRHKRFSLARFLSQSGRFWTGIEIHPGATIGKGLFIDHGMGVVIGETTEIGDNVTIYQGVTLGGTGKDVGKRHPTIGNNVLIGSGAKVLGPFTVGDNSKIAANAVVLSEIPPNSTCVGVPARVVKIGNKRVCPEDLDQVHIPDPVSMELCKLCARLDKLEKKLKEETTHEEEA; encoded by the coding sequence ATGTTTAAAAGATTGAGGGAAGACATTCAAACGATAAAAGAACGCGACCCTGCGGCACGAAACGCGTTTGAAATATTTTTTATGTATTCCGGGCTTCATGCCATCTGGTGGTATAGGGCGTCTCACTGGTGTTACCGCCACAAGCGGTTCAGCTTGGCGCGCTTTCTTTCCCAAAGCGGCAGATTCTGGACGGGAATTGAAATTCACCCCGGAGCGACCATCGGCAAGGGTCTGTTCATTGACCACGGCATGGGAGTTGTCATTGGCGAAACCACGGAAATTGGCGATAACGTTACCATTTATCAGGGCGTGACCCTAGGCGGCACAGGAAAAGACGTAGGCAAGCGCCACCCCACCATTGGAAACAATGTGTTAATCGGCTCGGGCGCAAAGGTTTTAGGGCCGTTCACCGTGGGGGACAATTCAAAAATTGCGGCAAACGCCGTGGTGCTTTCTGAAATTCCGCCAAACTCCACCTGCGTGGGTGTTCCGGCCCGGGTGGTGAAAATTGGAAACAAGCGGGTTTGCCCCGAGGATTTGGATCAGGTACATATTCCGGACCCCGTTTCCATGGAGCTTTGCAAGCTTTGCGCAAGGCTCGACAAACTGGAAAAAAAGCTGAAGGAAGAAACAACGCATGAGGAGGAAGCTTAA
- a CDS encoding YitT family protein, with amino-acid sequence MKKATSALTALAGVVMVAFAVSVFYVPNKIVSGGVSGLSTIMFYTAGIPTSVTYAAVNILLALIGIWVLGKGFILKSFVCSMILSGFIELFSWLPPITDNILLAAVFGGVVYGFGIGLAFSQNASTGGTDILGRLFQHFFPHMPIGKLLLIIDGTVILTSLFVFRDMELILFGIVALMVSSFAIDYLIRKLNISKLAFVITNKGNDVARYLISTSTRGVTVFDVTGAYSNEKKTMLMCAIKEREMPAFQKKIEELDAHAFTIFSESQQIVGNGFHVYR; translated from the coding sequence ATGAAAAAAGCAACAAGCGCGCTGACTGCGTTAGCAGGTGTTGTTATGGTTGCGTTTGCCGTCAGCGTTTTTTATGTGCCGAATAAAATCGTGAGCGGAGGTGTTTCCGGCCTTTCCACCATCATGTTTTATACGGCAGGGATTCCCACATCTGTTACATATGCGGCTGTGAACATTTTGCTGGCACTCATTGGAATTTGGGTTTTGGGAAAAGGGTTTATTTTAAAATCCTTTGTATGTTCCATGATTTTATCGGGCTTTATTGAACTATTCTCTTGGCTCCCTCCTATAACAGACAATATTCTTCTTGCGGCGGTTTTTGGAGGCGTGGTGTATGGGTTTGGCATTGGCCTTGCATTTTCGCAAAATGCCTCCACCGGCGGAACCGACATATTGGGCAGGCTGTTCCAGCACTTTTTTCCGCATATGCCAATTGGAAAGCTGCTTTTAATCATTGACGGAACAGTTATTTTAACGTCACTTTTTGTGTTCCGTGACATGGAGCTGATTTTGTTTGGTATTGTGGCGCTGATGGTATCATCTTTCGCGATTGACTATTTAATCCGCAAGCTGAACATTTCAAAACTTGCCTTTGTTATCACGAATAAAGGAAATGATGTGGCACGCTATTTAATTTCCACCTCTACCCGCGGGGTAACGGTGTTCGACGTGACCGGCGCCTATTCAAACGAGAAAAAAACCATGCTGATGTGTGCCATTAAAGAGCGGGAAATGCCAGCGTTTCAGAAAAAAATTGAAGAATTAGATGCGCACGCCTTTACTATTTTCTCAGAGTCCCAGCAAATTGTGGGAAACGGTTTTCACGTTTACAGATAG
- a CDS encoding helix-turn-helix domain-containing protein, producing the protein MADINNLFIRIAEKGLTAKIVSNDTGISTGNLSDWKKGRCLPGAENLERLADYLDCSIDYLVGRTDVPEVNRKK; encoded by the coding sequence ATGGCAGATATAAATAATTTATTTATTAGAATTGCTGAAAAAGGATTAACTGCTAAGATAGTTTCCAATGATACGGGCATTTCGACGGGGAACTTAAGTGACTGGAAAAAGGGGCGGTGTTTACCGGGAGCGGAAAACCTTGAACGATTGGCTGATTACCTTGACTGTTCCATCGACTATCTGGTGGGCCGAACAGACGTGCCCGAGGTAAACAGAAAAAAATAA
- a CDS encoding Mini-ribonuclease 3 — MNIESILKETNAPDVRELSPLTLAFVGDSVYELFIRTKILSAGSRPAGELHKIAVGYVKAKAQSTAMHELKSSLSDEELGIYKRGRNTNIHTVPKHADMNDYRQATGLEALVGYLFITGQEERLSEVLEFAFAAISRA, encoded by the coding sequence ATGAATATTGAGTCAATTTTAAAAGAAACGAACGCGCCAGATGTGCGGGAACTGTCGCCCCTCACCTTAGCCTTTGTGGGCGACAGCGTTTACGAGTTATTTATCAGAACAAAAATCCTGTCCGCCGGCAGCCGCCCTGCCGGAGAGCTACATAAAATTGCCGTAGGCTATGTAAAGGCAAAAGCACAAAGCACAGCAATGCATGAACTGAAAAGTAGCCTTTCTGATGAAGAACTGGGCATTTACAAGCGCGGCAGAAACACCAATATTCACACCGTGCCGAAACATGCCGACATGAACGACTACCGCCAGGCAACAGGCCTTGAGGCACTGGTGGGGTATCTGTTCATTACAGGACAGGAGGAAAGGTTAAGCGAAGTTTTAGAATTTGCTTTTGCCGCAATTAGCCGGGCATAA
- the rpoD gene encoding RNA polymerase sigma factor RpoD, producing the protein MTEVEQKKSDAIAKLTAKGRTNGILTYKEIMDSLSEIEMEPEQIEHIYEVLEHEGIEVVSDLDKEMEKIEEEFEEIKPSEDMDINAEVMEISSAEGVSIDDHVKMYLKEIGKVPLLDAEEEMDLAKRMSEGDVTARKRLAEANLRLVVSIAKRYVGRGMLFLDLIQEGNLGLIKAVEKFDYAKGYKFSTYATWWIRQSITRAIADQARTIRIPVHMVETINKLIRVSRQLVQELGRDPHPNEIAKELNMSIDKVREIMKIAQEPVSLETPIGEEEDSHLGDFIPDDDAPAPSEAASFMLLKEQLGNVLDTLSPRESMVLKLRFGLEDGRARTLEEVGKEFDVTRERIRQIEAKALRKLRHPSRSKKLKDYLE; encoded by the coding sequence TTGACTGAAGTTGAACAAAAGAAATCAGACGCCATTGCCAAACTGACTGCCAAAGGCCGCACCAACGGCATTTTAACCTACAAGGAGATTATGGATTCATTGTCGGAAATTGAAATGGAGCCGGAGCAAATTGAACATATATACGAGGTTTTAGAACACGAGGGCATCGAAGTAGTTTCTGACCTTGACAAGGAAATGGAAAAAATTGAGGAGGAATTTGAAGAAATTAAACCCTCCGAGGATATGGACATTAACGCCGAGGTAATGGAAATTTCGTCGGCAGAAGGCGTTTCCATTGATGACCATGTCAAGATGTATTTAAAAGAAATCGGCAAGGTTCCGCTTTTAGACGCAGAAGAGGAAATGGATTTGGCAAAGCGCATGTCGGAAGGCGACGTTACTGCAAGAAAGCGTTTGGCCGAGGCAAACCTTCGTTTAGTTGTCTCCATTGCAAAGCGTTATGTTGGCCGAGGCATGCTGTTTTTGGATTTAATTCAGGAGGGTAATTTAGGTCTGATTAAGGCCGTTGAAAAGTTTGACTATGCAAAGGGCTATAAATTCAGCACCTACGCCACCTGGTGGATTCGCCAGTCCATTACCCGCGCCATTGCCGACCAGGCAAGAACCATTCGAATTCCGGTGCATATGGTGGAAACCATTAACAAGTTAATTCGTGTTTCCCGCCAGCTGGTGCAGGAATTGGGCCGCGACCCGCACCCCAATGAAATTGCAAAAGAACTGAACATGTCGATTGACAAAGTGCGCGAAATTATGAAAATTGCCCAGGAGCCTGTGTCATTGGAAACCCCCATCGGCGAGGAGGAAGACAGCCACCTGGGAGACTTTATCCCGGACGACGACGCGCCGGCGCCTTCTGAAGCCGCATCGTTTATGCTGCTGAAAGAACAGCTGGGCAACGTGTTAGACACGCTTTCTCCCAGAGAATCAATGGTTTTAAAGCTGCGGTTTGGTTTGGAAGACGGCCGCGCCAGAACACTGGAAGAAGTCGGCAAGGAGTTCGACGTAACACGCGAACGGATCCGCCAAATTGAGGCAAAAGCTTTAAGAAAGCTGCGGCATCCTAGCAGAAGCAAAAAATTAAAAGACTATTTAGAATAA
- the cysS gene encoding cysteine--tRNA ligase, which yields MKIYNTLTRKKEEFVPITPGKVKMYSCGPTVYNYFHIGNARPFIIFDTLRRYLEYIGYDVTFVQNFTDIDDKMIKNANEQGITVKELADKFIAEYFKDAKGLGIKEATIHPKATENMDAIINTVNTLVDKGYAYESNGDVYFETKKFSEYGKLSKQPLEDLEAGARIDVTDVKRNPTDFALWKAKKEGEPAWESPWGEGRPGWHIECSAMVNKFLGDTIDIHSGGQDLIFPHHENEIAQSECANGKPFARYWMHNGYINVDNEKMSKSKGNFFTVRDVAKKYDYEVIRFFMLSAHYRSVINFADELLAQSKSGLDRLYNCLYNLEFLTEKSKKRPLTPEVETAKTEILSFKDKFCAAMDDDLNTADAIAALFDLVKYLNSANKEAWPKELYDVSIGLMRELGGVLGIFHRQQEDTISERAKELIEQRKEARAQKDWAKADEIRDELLSLGIEVADTRQGMKIRILEK from the coding sequence TTGAAAATATATAATACGCTCACCAGGAAAAAGGAAGAGTTCGTTCCAATTACACCCGGAAAGGTGAAAATGTATTCCTGCGGGCCAACGGTGTATAATTATTTCCATATCGGCAACGCCCGCCCGTTTATCATTTTCGACACCCTGCGCCGGTATTTGGAGTATATCGGATATGACGTTACCTTTGTTCAGAATTTTACGGACATTGACGACAAAATGATTAAAAATGCCAACGAGCAGGGGATTACAGTAAAAGAGTTGGCGGATAAATTTATCGCAGAATATTTTAAAGACGCAAAGGGCTTGGGCATTAAAGAAGCAACAATCCACCCAAAGGCAACCGAAAACATGGACGCCATAATCAACACGGTAAACACGCTGGTAGATAAAGGATATGCCTATGAATCGAACGGGGACGTTTATTTTGAAACAAAGAAGTTTTCAGAATACGGCAAACTCTCCAAACAGCCGTTGGAGGACTTGGAAGCAGGCGCGCGCATTGACGTAACCGACGTGAAACGAAACCCTACCGATTTTGCCCTGTGGAAAGCAAAAAAAGAAGGGGAGCCAGCGTGGGAAAGCCCCTGGGGAGAGGGAAGGCCCGGCTGGCACATTGAGTGCTCTGCCATGGTAAACAAGTTCTTAGGCGATACCATTGACATTCATTCCGGCGGGCAGGACCTGATTTTCCCCCACCACGAAAACGAAATCGCCCAAAGCGAGTGCGCCAACGGAAAACCCTTCGCGCGGTATTGGATGCACAACGGCTATATCAATGTGGACAACGAAAAAATGTCTAAATCTAAGGGCAACTTTTTTACTGTCCGCGACGTGGCAAAAAAATATGACTATGAGGTAATCCGGTTCTTTATGCTCAGCGCCCACTACAGAAGCGTCATCAATTTTGCAGACGAACTGCTGGCTCAGTCGAAATCCGGTTTAGACCGTCTTTATAACTGCCTTTATAATTTGGAATTTTTAACGGAGAAATCGAAAAAACGACCGTTAACGCCTGAAGTGGAAACGGCAAAAACTGAAATCTTATCGTTTAAAGACAAGTTCTGCGCCGCGATGGACGACGATTTAAACACCGCAGATGCAATTGCCGCCTTATTCGATTTGGTAAAATATTTAAACAGCGCAAACAAAGAAGCTTGGCCAAAGGAGCTTTATGACGTATCAATTGGCCTTATGCGCGAGCTTGGCGGTGTTTTGGGAATATTTCACCGCCAACAGGAGGATACTATATCTGAGCGGGCAAAAGAACTGATTGAGCAGCGCAAAGAAGCCCGCGCTCAAAAAGACTGGGCAAAGGCTGATGAAATCCGTGATGAGCTGCTTTCGTTGGGAATTGAAGTTGCAGACACCCGTCAGGGCATGAAAATCAGAATTTTGGAAAAATAG
- a CDS encoding family 43 glycosylhydrolase has protein sequence MNPILPLSEFIPDVEAHQFLDGRLYLYGSMDICGEDRWCSKQYKVFSTDDMKHWTDHGISFSTDQQGMGVFAGSILYAPDCIEKNGKYYLYFCTAVLNGKGLANGEGMAVSDNPWGRFKEVRPIPLANEDAIDPAIFIDDDGAAYLYWGQFRLRGARLKENMREIDEATLNTNIINEDSHGFHEGSSMRKRGDTYYLVYADDSSGAPTRLSYAMGKSPLGPFEQKGIIIDNIGCDPSVWNNHGSIAEFNGQWYVFYHRQTHNSKFSRRVCVEPITFQEDGSINRVEMTTQGIDGPLQPEMKMDAGRACQLSMNAFIQRDGKDEYIQAVTDGDSAIYKYYAFDGAQSSFTAIVRGAKRNSQIEIRLDHIAGELLGVCQIPPAQNPEQWTEVSCKIKKANGKHGLCLVFRGSGKDLFQIQKFWFYQ, from the coding sequence ATGAATCCAATTTTGCCATTAAGCGAATTTATTCCTGACGTAGAGGCGCACCAATTTTTGGACGGCCGACTGTATTTATACGGCTCTATGGATATCTGCGGCGAAGACAGATGGTGCAGCAAGCAATACAAGGTGTTTTCCACCGATGATATGAAACACTGGACTGACCATGGCATTAGCTTTTCAACAGATCAGCAGGGAATGGGAGTGTTTGCCGGCAGCATTCTCTATGCGCCGGACTGCATAGAAAAGAACGGCAAGTATTATCTTTATTTTTGTACGGCGGTTTTAAACGGAAAGGGATTGGCAAACGGCGAGGGCATGGCTGTCAGTGATAATCCTTGGGGTCGCTTTAAGGAGGTTCGGCCAATTCCCCTTGCCAACGAAGACGCAATTGACCCGGCAATTTTTATTGATGATGACGGTGCGGCATATCTGTATTGGGGGCAGTTTCGGTTACGGGGCGCGCGGTTAAAAGAAAATATGCGCGAAATTGATGAAGCCACATTAAACACCAATATCATCAACGAGGACAGTCATGGGTTCCACGAAGGTTCCTCCATGCGCAAACGCGGCGATACTTATTATTTGGTTTATGCCGACGACAGCAGCGGCGCGCCAACCCGGCTTTCTTATGCCATGGGCAAATCTCCTTTAGGGCCTTTTGAGCAGAAAGGGATCATCATAGACAACATCGGCTGCGACCCTTCTGTATGGAACAACCACGGCAGCATTGCGGAATTTAACGGCCAGTGGTATGTGTTTTACCATCGCCAAACCCATAACAGCAAGTTCAGCCGCAGAGTATGCGTTGAACCAATCACCTTTCAGGAAGACGGCTCCATCAATAGGGTGGAAATGACAACCCAGGGTATTGACGGCCCCTTACAGCCGGAAATGAAAATGGATGCCGGCCGCGCATGCCAGCTCAGTATGAACGCTTTTATTCAGCGGGACGGGAAAGATGAATATATTCAAGCTGTAACAGACGGCGACAGCGCCATATACAAATATTATGCGTTTGACGGAGCCCAAAGCAGCTTTACTGCCATTGTAAGGGGCGCAAAACGAAACAGTCAGATTGAAATTCGGCTGGACCATATTGCCGGCGAACTTTTGGGCGTTTGCCAAATTCCCCCGGCGCAGAATCCAGAACAATGGACAGAGGTTTCCTGTAAAATTAAAAAAGCAAACGGAAAACACGGGCTTTGCTTGGTGTTCAGAGGTTCTGGAAAAGACCTGTTTCAAATTCAGAAATTTTGGTTTTATCAGTGA
- the tgt gene encoding tRNA guanosine(34) transglycosylase Tgt, translating into MFKILKTEGRARRGEFHTPHGTVQTPVFMNVGTSAAIKGGVSSVDLKDLKCQVELCNTYHLHLRPGDGVVAELGGLHKFMNWDRPILTDSGGFQVFSLASIRKIKEEGVSFQSHIDGQKIFMGPEESMRIQSNLASTIAMAFDECADSTLPKEYFKESVARTERWLERCKTELARLNKTAINKEQMLFGINQGGVYDDIRIENMKKIAKLDLPGYAIGGLAVGETAEEMYHILDVTLPFAPENKPRYLMGVGTPTNIIEGVARGIDFFDCVMPSRNARHGHLFTSNGIINIMNLKYQTDTSPIDPNCSCPTCRNHSRAYVRHLLKAGEMLGMRLAVIHNLYFYNQLTENIRTALEEGRFEEFRKIYSPLLSKRI; encoded by the coding sequence ATGTTTAAAATATTAAAAACAGAGGGCCGCGCCCGCAGGGGCGAGTTCCACACACCCCATGGCACTGTGCAGACGCCTGTGTTTATGAACGTCGGAACATCGGCGGCAATTAAAGGCGGCGTGTCGTCTGTAGACTTAAAAGATCTGAAATGTCAGGTGGAACTGTGCAACACCTATCATTTGCATCTGCGTCCCGGCGACGGGGTAGTGGCAGAGTTAGGCGGCCTGCACAAATTTATGAACTGGGACCGGCCAATTTTAACCGACAGCGGCGGCTTTCAGGTGTTTTCTCTGGCCTCTATCCGAAAGATTAAAGAAGAGGGTGTGTCTTTCCAGTCGCACATTGACGGGCAGAAAATTTTTATGGGCCCGGAGGAGAGCATGAGAATTCAGTCTAACCTGGCGTCAACCATTGCCATGGCCTTTGACGAATGTGCGGACTCAACGCTTCCGAAAGAATATTTTAAAGAGAGCGTTGCGCGGACAGAACGGTGGCTTGAACGCTGCAAAACCGAGCTTGCACGCTTAAACAAAACCGCAATTAACAAAGAGCAAATGCTGTTCGGCATTAACCAGGGCGGCGTTTATGACGATATTCGGATTGAAAACATGAAGAAAATTGCCAAGCTCGATTTGCCGGGCTACGCCATCGGCGGCCTGGCGGTGGGAGAAACGGCGGAGGAGATGTACCACATTTTAGACGTAACCCTGCCCTTTGCGCCGGAGAACAAACCGCGCTATTTAATGGGTGTGGGAACGCCCACCAATATTATTGAGGGCGTGGCACGGGGCATTGACTTTTTCGACTGCGTTATGCCCAGCAGAAACGCCCGTCACGGTCACCTTTTTACATCAAACGGCATAATTAATATAATGAACTTAAAATATCAGACCGACACAAGTCCAATTGACCCCAATTGCAGCTGCCCCACCTGCAGAAACCACAGTAGGGCCTATGTGCGGCACCTTTTAAAAGCCGGGGAAATGCTGGGCATGCGGCTGGCTGTCATTCACAACCTTTATTTTTATAATCAACTGACTGAAAATATCCGCACGGCGCTGGAAGAGGGCCGTTTTGAAGAATTCCGTAAAATCTATTCTCCGCTTCTTAGCAAGCGTATTTAA
- a CDS encoding transketolase family protein, with the protein MMGKVATREAYGQALAEFGEKYDIVVLDADLSKSTKTDTFKKKFPDRFFNTGIAEANMMSTAAGLATCGKIVFASSFAMFAAGRAFEQVRNSICYPNLNVKIGATHAGISVGEDGATHQCLEDIGLMRTIPNMVIINPADKAESILAVEAAIKHNGPVYLRFGRLAVPEIFDRETYNFEIGKGVEIAKGSDVSIIATGLMVPTALEAAEALTKEGISARVINMATIKPIDSNIIIKAAKETGAIVTAEEHNIIGGLGSAVAEVLCENFPVPMKRVGTKDVFGQSGKPAELFEIYGLTAENIVKNVKDVLKMK; encoded by the coding sequence ATCATGGGAAAAGTTGCAACAAGAGAGGCATATGGACAGGCTTTGGCCGAGTTCGGTGAAAAATATGATATTGTGGTATTGGATGCGGATCTGTCGAAATCAACAAAAACCGATACCTTTAAAAAGAAGTTCCCCGACCGCTTTTTCAACACAGGGATTGCAGAGGCAAACATGATGTCCACCGCAGCAGGATTAGCCACATGCGGTAAAATCGTTTTTGCAAGCTCCTTTGCTATGTTTGCGGCAGGACGTGCATTCGAGCAAGTAAGAAACAGCATTTGCTACCCCAACCTGAACGTAAAAATCGGCGCGACCCACGCAGGCATTTCAGTGGGGGAGGACGGCGCAACCCACCAGTGTTTAGAAGACATTGGACTGATGCGCACCATTCCCAACATGGTAATTATCAACCCTGCGGACAAGGCGGAGTCTATCTTGGCAGTGGAGGCCGCAATCAAGCATAACGGCCCTGTTTACTTACGGTTCGGGCGCCTGGCAGTGCCGGAAATTTTCGACCGGGAAACATATAACTTTGAAATTGGAAAAGGCGTGGAGATAGCTAAGGGGTCAGACGTTTCTATCATTGCTACGGGCCTGATGGTGCCCACAGCGCTGGAAGCGGCAGAAGCACTGACAAAGGAAGGAATTTCGGCCCGCGTGATTAACATGGCTACCATCAAACCCATTGACAGCAACATTATCATCAAGGCGGCAAAGGAAACAGGCGCCATTGTCACGGCAGAGGAACACAACATCATTGGCGGGCTGGGAAGCGCGGTTGCCGAAGTTTTGTGTGAAAACTTCCCCGTTCCCATGAAGCGCGTGGGAACGAAAGATGTGTTCGGGCAGTCGGGCAAGCCCGCAGAGCTGTTTGAAATTTATGGCCTAACGGCAGAAAATATAGTGAAAAACGTAAAAGATGTTTTGAAAATGAAATAA
- a CDS encoding transketolase → MDKQRITELKVIAANVRKDALTAVHAAASGHPGGSLSIADVLTILYFEVMNINPENPKDPDRDRFVLSKGHCAPALYGVLAERGYFPREDMATFRKTGSYLQGHPDMKSVPGIDMSSGSLGQGVCAANGMALAGKIDSKPYRVYTILGDGELEEGQVWEAAMYAPHYKLDNLTAFVDFNGLQIDGDIAEVMSPLPIDEKFAAFGWHVIVSDAHDFEALLSAINEAKATKGKPTVIILKSIKGKGVSFMENNAAWHGAAPNDEQFQQAMEELDQELDRLKKEA, encoded by the coding sequence TTGGACAAACAAAGAATTACAGAACTAAAGGTTATTGCCGCAAACGTTAGGAAAGATGCGCTGACGGCTGTTCACGCAGCCGCATCGGGGCACCCGGGCGGGTCTCTTTCCATTGCAGATGTACTTACTATTTTATATTTTGAGGTAATGAACATAAACCCTGAAAATCCGAAAGACCCTGACCGCGACAGGTTTGTTCTTTCCAAAGGCCACTGTGCGCCGGCGCTTTACGGTGTGTTGGCAGAGCGCGGGTACTTCCCGCGGGAGGACATGGCAACATTCCGTAAAACCGGAAGTTACCTCCAGGGCCATCCTGACATGAAAAGCGTGCCCGGAATAGACATGTCCAGCGGTTCGCTGGGCCAGGGCGTTTGTGCCGCAAACGGCATGGCGCTGGCAGGGAAAATTGACAGCAAGCCCTACCGTGTTTATACGATTTTAGGCGACGGCGAGTTAGAAGAAGGCCAGGTTTGGGAAGCGGCCATGTATGCGCCGCACTATAAGCTGGACAACCTCACCGCCTTTGTGGATTTTAACGGACTGCAAATTGACGGGGATATAGCAGAAGTGATGTCTCCTCTGCCGATTGACGAAAAGTTCGCCGCCTTCGGCTGGCATGTAATTGTAAGCGACGCTCACGATTTTGAAGCTTTGCTTTCCGCAATCAACGAGGCGAAAGCAACAAAGGGCAAGCCGACGGTAATCATTTTAAAAAGCATTAAGGGCAAGGGAGTTTCGTTTATGGAGAACAACGCCGCATGGCATGGCGCGGCGCCCAATGACGAACAGTTCCAGCAGGCCATGGAAGAGCTGGACCAAGAGCTTGACCGTTTGAAAAAGGAGGCGTAA
- a CDS encoding YitT family protein — protein sequence MKLKKTVRTIKIYAAITAGVFLASLGINLFLAPHAIVSGGASGIAILVNRLTGFPMGTFMLLINIPLFILGSIFLGHGFGIRSIYGTILFSVFTDVTALLPGLTENLIMASVFGGALLGMGFGIVFLAGATSGGTDILASLGHKAIPAVDVGKWIFIIDIVIISSGAYLFRNTELVLAGILTLFINSLLVDYIISGANVAKIVYIISDKSEEIAKEIMEKVERGVTGIYTRGMYIKEDRTMLMCVVKRFELIRLERIVERHDKRAFLVYSQARQVTGEGFKIYPIH from the coding sequence TTGAAATTAAAAAAAACAGTTCGCACCATAAAAATCTATGCCGCAATTACAGCAGGCGTGTTTTTAGCGTCTTTAGGAATTAATCTATTTTTAGCGCCCCATGCCATTGTTTCCGGTGGCGCTTCCGGTATTGCGATTTTGGTAAACCGCTTAACCGGCTTTCCCATGGGAACGTTTATGCTGTTAATCAACATTCCGCTGTTTATTTTGGGCTCCATTTTTTTGGGTCATGGATTTGGAATTCGTTCCATTTACGGCACAATTCTGTTTTCTGTGTTCACAGACGTTACCGCCCTGCTGCCCGGCCTGACCGAAAACCTCATTATGGCGTCTGTTTTTGGCGGCGCATTACTCGGCATGGGATTTGGCATTGTGTTTTTAGCAGGCGCCACCAGCGGCGGAACAGACATTTTGGCCTCCTTGGGGCATAAGGCCATTCCTGCAGTTGACGTAGGAAAATGGATTTTTATTATCGACATTGTGATCATTTCTTCCGGCGCGTATCTGTTCCGCAACACCGAGTTGGTGCTGGCAGGTATTTTAACTCTGTTTATCAATTCGCTTTTGGTAGACTACATCATATCCGGCGCCAATGTGGCAAAAATTGTGTATATTATCTCGGACAAAAGCGAGGAAATTGCCAAAGAGATTATGGAAAAGGTGGAGCGGGGCGTTACGGGAATTTATACCCGCGGTATGTATATTAAAGAGGACCGCACCATGCTGATGTGCGTTGTAAAACGGTTTGAACTGATTCGGCTTGAACGGATTGTTGAAAGACATGACAAGCGTGCTTTTTTAGTTTATTCCCAAGCGCGCCAGGTTACGGGAGAAGGTTTTAAAATATATCCAATACATTAA